A genome region from Maridesulfovibrio salexigens DSM 2638 includes the following:
- the ruvA gene encoding Holliday junction branch migration protein RuvA: MIAYIHGKLLEATDKSCIILTPGGVGYELFLTLSAISTLPESGSDVTFYVHSVIREDAFDLYGFPCFDDREVFRTLISVDRLGPKKALAILSQFGPKDLQDLVFREDVKTLSIVPGIGPKSARQILWSLKDKMETLKSATVRSGACPVEGDRSEFLDALSGLRNLGYGDDEVRDFLKDIFDEEPDLDAGGAIRVALKKISQNK; encoded by the coding sequence ATGATCGCCTATATCCACGGTAAGCTCCTAGAGGCCACAGACAAGTCCTGCATTATCCTCACTCCCGGCGGAGTGGGCTATGAACTTTTCCTGACCCTTTCCGCTATCTCCACCCTGCCGGAATCCGGCTCGGATGTGACTTTTTACGTTCATTCCGTAATCCGTGAAGATGCTTTTGATCTTTACGGATTTCCCTGCTTTGATGACCGTGAGGTCTTCCGCACCCTTATTTCAGTTGATCGTCTCGGTCCCAAAAAGGCACTGGCGATCCTATCACAGTTTGGTCCCAAGGATTTGCAGGACCTCGTTTTCCGCGAGGACGTGAAGACTCTCTCCATCGTTCCCGGTATCGGACCCAAGTCCGCGCGCCAGATCCTCTGGTCCCTTAAGGACAAAATGGAAACTCTGAAATCTGCCACTGTGCGCAGCGGTGCCTGTCCTGTGGAGGGCGACCGCAGTGAATTTCTCGATGCTCTTTCCGGCCTGCGCAATCTCGGCTACGGGGATGATGAAGTTCGTGATTTTCTCAAGGATATCTTTGATGAAGAACCCGACCTTGACGCTGGTGGAGCTATCCGCGTAGCTTTGAAAAAGATTTCCCAGAACAAGTAA
- a CDS encoding RlmE family RNA methyltransferase: MKQYRDHYFKRAKKENYPARSVYKLQELDKRFKVFAKGQNVMDLGAAPGSWTLFAAKKVGDTGRVLAVDIQSTDTAFPDNATFLQADVFEDSPELLAAMDKQLPYDLIISDMAPKTTGVKFADQANSLELCERARDIVPSRLKQGGHFIVKIFDGPDVKEYIDSLRKMFSKVKRFKPKSCREESKEFFIVGLGFRGIEG, encoded by the coding sequence ATGAAACAATATCGCGATCATTATTTTAAAAGGGCCAAAAAGGAAAACTATCCTGCCCGTTCCGTATACAAGCTTCAGGAACTGGACAAGCGTTTCAAAGTTTTCGCAAAAGGCCAGAATGTTATGGATCTCGGAGCTGCTCCCGGTTCATGGACCCTGTTTGCCGCCAAGAAAGTCGGGGATACAGGGCGTGTGCTTGCCGTAGACATTCAGTCCACTGATACAGCCTTTCCTGATAACGCAACTTTTTTGCAGGCCGACGTATTCGAGGATTCGCCGGAGCTTTTGGCTGCTATGGATAAGCAGTTGCCTTATGACCTTATCATCAGTGATATGGCTCCCAAGACAACCGGGGTAAAGTTTGCTGATCAGGCCAACTCCCTTGAGCTTTGCGAACGTGCGCGTGATATCGTACCCAGCAGGCTTAAGCAGGGCGGGCATTTCATCGTTAAAATTTTTGATGGACCTGATGTTAAAGAATACATCGATTCTTTACGGAAGATGTTTTCCAAGGTGAAAAGATTCAAGCCGAAGAGTTGCAGGGAGGAAAGCAAGGAGTTCTTTATCGTAGGACTTGGCTTTCGTGGCATTGAAGGGTAA
- a CDS encoding glycosyltransferase family protein, with product MQRPERIRIKNESGQQQSLPEGERYFQDLGGEGKILFLGLGPNPAIAAQLFPQAKNLYYLECPQHSAQLPEGYTIPSRFKQINTNDTTNLSEFRVILYTPGKRLFPSFWEPLLAKLTVNRTGIMRKSRTKTVWIPGDDNSLLVPELCRAFETEGFSYRVIEPDAMRKGLLSLLHSELPELVLSVNFNGLDNAGETYFMLREAGVKMAVWMVDNPFHILSGIKSTYWQEVPIMVTDHWFIPVLEKHGAKKVGHLPLATDPHIFNARIEPYPALEERTVFVGRSSFPAKENFFSGCIFNEEDELAALKSIKNGTKPDFEWWTKRDSIENFWPGLEVRSTGYKTEQSGLLWRILSLQNAGKQLTVFGDEGWKKYLPAADLRPPVDYFTTLPNIYTGAEINLNMTSPLLPCGLTQRNFDVWAAGGFLLSDYTPGLSIFPEDILAHCTFKNPKNLPDQIEFIKSNPQLRKELSKIWQKHIMEEHTYKNRICKLLNFIT from the coding sequence ATGCAACGCCCTGAAAGAATCCGCATAAAAAACGAATCCGGTCAGCAGCAATCACTTCCCGAAGGTGAAAGATATTTTCAGGACCTCGGCGGCGAAGGGAAAATACTGTTCCTCGGCCTTGGACCGAATCCGGCAATAGCCGCACAGCTTTTCCCGCAGGCGAAAAATTTATACTATCTCGAATGCCCGCAGCACTCCGCACAACTGCCCGAAGGGTATACAATCCCGTCCCGATTTAAGCAAATCAACACGAACGACACAACAAATCTCTCCGAATTCCGGGTAATTCTGTATACTCCCGGCAAACGCTTATTTCCTTCTTTCTGGGAACCTTTGCTCGCCAAACTGACGGTAAACCGTACCGGAATAATGCGTAAAAGCCGCACTAAAACCGTCTGGATTCCGGGGGATGACAACTCGCTACTGGTACCGGAACTTTGCCGCGCCTTTGAGACAGAGGGGTTCTCTTACAGAGTTATTGAGCCGGACGCAATGCGCAAGGGCCTGCTCTCCCTACTGCACAGCGAATTACCGGAACTGGTATTAAGCGTAAATTTCAACGGGCTTGATAATGCGGGAGAAACGTACTTCATGCTCCGTGAGGCAGGTGTGAAGATGGCTGTATGGATGGTGGACAATCCCTTCCATATCTTATCCGGAATTAAATCCACATACTGGCAGGAAGTCCCGATCATGGTCACCGATCATTGGTTCATTCCTGTGCTGGAAAAACACGGGGCGAAAAAAGTCGGACACCTGCCCTTAGCCACCGACCCACATATATTTAACGCCAGGATCGAGCCATATCCGGCCTTGGAAGAACGTACTGTTTTTGTTGGGCGCTCCAGTTTTCCAGCCAAAGAGAACTTTTTTTCCGGCTGTATTTTTAATGAAGAGGATGAACTTGCTGCCTTGAAGTCCATAAAAAACGGCACAAAACCAGATTTTGAATGGTGGACTAAACGAGACAGCATAGAAAATTTCTGGCCCGGACTGGAAGTTCGCTCAACAGGTTACAAGACCGAACAATCAGGATTACTCTGGAGAATTTTGTCATTGCAAAACGCCGGAAAGCAACTCACTGTCTTTGGCGATGAAGGCTGGAAAAAATACCTTCCAGCAGCAGACCTGCGGCCTCCTGTTGATTACTTTACCACCCTGCCGAATATATATACCGGGGCCGAAATTAATCTGAATATGACCAGCCCGCTCCTGCCTTGCGGCCTGACCCAGCGCAATTTTGATGTCTGGGCTGCCGGAGGATTCCTGTTGAGTGACTACACGCCGGGATTATCCATTTTTCCAGAAGATATTCTTGCCCACTGCACCTTCAAAAATCCTAAGAACCTGCCCGACCAAATTGAATTTATCAAAAGCAACCCACAACTTCGAAAAGAGCTTTCAAAAATTTGGCAGAAACATATAATGGAAGAACACACATACAAGAACAGAATTTGTAAGCTGTTAAATTTTATAACCTAA
- a CDS encoding YebC/PmpR family DNA-binding transcriptional regulator, with product MAGHSKWANIQHRKGRQDAKRGKIFTKMAKDIILAAKGGGDPAMNPSLRLAISKAKAVNMPNDKIDTAIKKGTGELAGGDISEVMYEGYGPGGVAILVEAATDNKNRTVAEVRHALGKGGGSMGEAGCVAWMFDKKGVMVFDAEKYTEDQLLEIGLEAGAEDVIAEDESLEVHCMPEDFSEVQKAFEAAECEAKSSDLAFVPKNLVEVDVPTAKKLMNLMEKLEDNDDVQNVHVNADFPDELMAEMED from the coding sequence ATGGCCGGACATAGTAAATGGGCTAACATTCAGCACAGAAAAGGTAGACAGGACGCCAAGCGCGGTAAAATTTTCACCAAAATGGCAAAGGACATCATCCTTGCAGCCAAAGGTGGAGGCGATCCGGCAATGAACCCCTCCCTGCGTCTCGCCATCTCCAAGGCGAAAGCAGTGAACATGCCTAACGACAAAATCGATACTGCAATCAAGAAAGGTACCGGCGAACTGGCCGGTGGTGATATTTCTGAAGTCATGTACGAAGGTTACGGTCCCGGCGGTGTTGCTATCCTCGTTGAAGCAGCTACCGACAACAAGAACCGTACTGTTGCCGAAGTACGTCACGCTCTCGGTAAAGGCGGCGGCTCCATGGGTGAAGCAGGCTGCGTTGCATGGATGTTCGATAAAAAAGGCGTTATGGTTTTTGATGCTGAAAAGTACACCGAAGACCAGCTGCTGGAAATCGGCCTTGAAGCAGGTGCCGAGGACGTAATCGCTGAAGATGAAAGCCTCGAAGTACATTGCATGCCTGAAGATTTCAGCGAAGTTCAGAAAGCTTTCGAAGCTGCTGAGTGCGAAGCAAAAAGCTCCGACCTCGCTTTCGTTCCTAAGAACCTCGTTGAAGTTGACGTTCCTACCGCTAAAAAGCTCATGAACCTCATGGAAAAGCTGGAAGACAACGACGATGTACAGAATGTACATGTTAACGCTGACTTCCCCGATGAGCTCATGGCTGAAATGGAAGACTAG
- a CDS encoding sensor domain-containing diguanylate cyclase: protein MTVRVKLILVLTLILVSAFISISLFNYNESRKKIHRDIVNSSLPLTRDNIYSEIQTVLMRPLFVSSLMANDTFLKDWAAGGESDISKIERYLGEIQGKYGFFSAFFVSAETGKYYYPGGILKTISPEDDHDVWYYDFVSSGEGHDLDVDSNEAANNILTVFINHRLASDDGKLLGVTGVGLKMDNVSRLLKKFSEKYGKTIFLVDGNGLIQVHHKVGLIENINLRHMPGHGTIASQVLSNPAEPATYEFDFDGDRIFLTSRYIPELEWWLIVEQNETVLLDAARHNFVRTIIVGGIATLFIVVLSILVINHFQLRLEQQADSDELTGLGNRRSFERFFESAVSGIKKKSGPFSIILLDVDGFKEVNDKCGHMEGDRILKKISSIIRSCIRDSDFCARWGGDEFLLLVDGEVDLAFDIAERIRTAVADACNEDLVSSDCGEIVTVSCGVAQYTDADTLDSLIVRADKAMYESKAQGKDKVIKG, encoded by the coding sequence ATGACTGTTCGGGTAAAGTTAATACTCGTGTTGACCTTGATTCTTGTCTCTGCGTTTATTTCAATCAGCCTTTTTAACTATAATGAATCCCGCAAAAAGATTCATAGGGATATAGTTAACTCATCCCTTCCTCTGACTCGCGATAATATTTATTCCGAAATTCAGACCGTATTGATGCGGCCTTTGTTTGTGTCTTCCCTCATGGCTAACGATACCTTTCTTAAGGATTGGGCTGCCGGTGGGGAAAGTGATATTTCTAAAATTGAGAGATATCTGGGAGAGATTCAGGGTAAGTATGGATTTTTCAGCGCTTTTTTTGTTTCAGCTGAAACAGGTAAATATTACTACCCGGGTGGAATTCTCAAAACTATCTCGCCTGAAGATGACCACGACGTCTGGTATTATGACTTTGTGAGCAGTGGCGAGGGTCACGATTTGGATGTTGATTCCAATGAAGCCGCTAACAATATCCTGACTGTTTTCATCAATCACCGTTTGGCCAGTGATGACGGTAAGTTACTGGGAGTGACCGGTGTCGGGTTGAAGATGGATAATGTTTCCAGACTATTGAAAAAGTTCTCAGAAAAGTACGGTAAAACAATTTTTCTGGTCGATGGGAACGGTCTTATACAGGTTCATCATAAAGTCGGATTGATCGAAAATATAAATTTAAGGCATATGCCGGGGCACGGCACGATTGCCTCTCAGGTTTTGAGCAATCCTGCTGAGCCTGCAACATATGAATTTGATTTCGACGGCGATCGAATCTTTTTGACTTCACGCTATATCCCAGAATTAGAGTGGTGGCTCATTGTTGAGCAGAATGAAACCGTGCTGCTTGATGCTGCAAGGCATAATTTTGTGCGTACGATTATAGTCGGTGGAATAGCTACTCTTTTCATTGTTGTTTTGAGCATTCTTGTAATCAATCATTTTCAGTTGCGCTTGGAACAGCAGGCTGATTCTGATGAGTTGACCGGCCTAGGAAATCGGCGATCATTTGAACGTTTTTTTGAGTCCGCAGTTTCCGGCATCAAGAAGAAATCTGGTCCCTTTTCTATCATTTTATTAGATGTTGATGGTTTCAAAGAGGTCAATGACAAATGCGGTCATATGGAAGGGGATCGTATACTCAAGAAGATTTCCTCCATCATACGCTCCTGCATCCGCGATTCAGATTTCTGCGCCCGCTGGGGAGGGGATGAGTTCCTCCTGCTTGTAGATGGCGAAGTTGACCTTGCGTTTGATATTGCTGAGAGGATCAGAACTGCTGTAGCGGATGCGTGTAATGAGGACCTTGTCTCAAGTGATTGCGGGGAGATAGTTACAGTCAGTTGCGGTGTTGCCCAGTACACTGACGCAGATACCTTGGATTCTCTGATCGTGAGGGCTGATAAGGCTATGTATGAGTCTAAGGCTCAGGGGAAGGATAAGGTTATTAAGGGTTAA
- the ruvC gene encoding crossover junction endodeoxyribonuclease RuvC, whose translation MGGSGIVIIGIDPGTRVTGYGIVRELSGQVSLVDAGTIRTNTKKPMCSRLGEIYSRIAELIKEYSPDEAAIENAFVASNPASALKLGQARGAAMAACAVSGLVVSGYEPTKVKSNLVGSGRADKSQVAFMVERILGVKNTKWANDTTDALGIAICHLNERRFAKVAGR comes from the coding sequence ATGGGCGGATCAGGTATTGTAATCATCGGCATTGACCCCGGAACCCGCGTTACCGGATACGGTATCGTCAGAGAGCTTTCCGGGCAGGTATCCCTTGTGGATGCCGGGACAATCCGGACCAATACCAAAAAGCCCATGTGCTCGCGATTGGGGGAGATATACTCTCGCATTGCTGAGCTCATAAAAGAATATTCACCGGACGAGGCGGCAATCGAAAATGCGTTTGTCGCCTCTAATCCGGCTTCAGCTCTTAAGCTGGGACAGGCCCGTGGTGCTGCCATGGCTGCCTGTGCTGTATCCGGTCTTGTGGTTTCCGGGTATGAACCGACCAAGGTTAAAAGTAACCTGGTGGGTAGTGGACGAGCTGATAAATCGCAGGTCGCTTTTATGGTGGAGCGCATCCTTGGGGTGAAAAACACCAAGTGGGCCAACGATACCACCGATGCGCTGGGCATTGCGATCTGCCATCTAAATGAACGAAGATTCGCAAAGGTAGCCGGAAGATGA
- a CDS encoding DUF6680 family protein, whose product MSLNEVLTLIAILLGPIFAVIVGQYLQDRKSKKERREQVFKDLMSTRKLGIHLDHVKALNLIDFEFASNSSGDRAVRSAWSLYLKHLEDHAYRLKDAEEWNRKTEHLLYDLIETLAKCLNFSVQRSQIERGGYAPQFYNNVDTENQILRQSLINLATGRSCLKVVAIESEKVESKE is encoded by the coding sequence ATGTCATTGAATGAAGTTTTGACTCTAATTGCTATTCTTCTCGGTCCCATTTTTGCTGTTATTGTTGGTCAATATTTGCAAGATAGGAAAAGTAAAAAAGAAAGGCGTGAGCAGGTTTTTAAGGACTTGATGTCGACAAGGAAGCTTGGAATACATCTGGATCATGTCAAGGCCTTAAATTTGATTGATTTTGAATTTGCCTCAAATAGTAGCGGAGATAGAGCCGTTAGAAGTGCATGGAGTTTATATTTAAAACATCTCGAAGATCATGCATATCGGCTGAAAGATGCCGAAGAGTGGAATCGTAAGACGGAACATCTTTTGTATGATTTAATAGAAACTCTTGCTAAATGTTTAAATTTTTCTGTTCAGCGTTCTCAAATTGAACGTGGTGGGTATGCGCCGCAGTTTTATAATAATGTAGATACAGAAAATCAGATTTTGCGTCAGAGTCTAATTAATCTAGCAACAGGTCGTTCATGTCTTAAGGTCGTTGCTATTGAATCTGAAAAAGTTGAATCAAAAGAATAG
- a CDS encoding BON domain-containing protein encodes MRKLIFCLALLALTCMSGCSASVLIPPLPGPMMIPSSVGTFYNAYAIGTDERGFQTIVEDEMLETSIQSEILNEKNLNIMDLSTYAYNGHVYVVGEYDNKEDFQLIRKIVRKNKKVNSLTTYLFAEDETACAKTDDYMIQMAVKSALLNDDSVWGANVAVKSVQCNVVLMGRVASINEALKAKQIAAGIGGVKGVKSFIRSTRQNKYLGQQQRIADAMR; translated from the coding sequence ATGCGGAAACTAATATTTTGCCTTGCCCTGCTAGCTTTGACCTGCATGAGCGGATGCTCCGCTTCAGTGCTTATACCACCATTGCCCGGACCTATGATGATTCCGTCATCAGTTGGGACCTTTTACAATGCCTACGCAATCGGCACAGATGAACGAGGTTTCCAGACCATAGTTGAAGACGAAATGCTGGAAACCAGCATCCAGTCTGAAATTCTCAATGAAAAAAATCTCAACATCATGGACCTGAGCACTTACGCATACAACGGACACGTCTATGTGGTCGGTGAATATGACAACAAGGAAGATTTTCAGCTCATCCGCAAGATTGTCAGAAAAAACAAGAAGGTCAATTCTCTTACCACCTACCTGTTCGCGGAAGATGAGACTGCATGCGCCAAAACGGATGACTATATGATCCAAATGGCGGTGAAAAGTGCATTACTGAACGATGACTCCGTATGGGGAGCAAACGTTGCAGTAAAATCAGTGCAATGTAATGTAGTGCTCATGGGCAGGGTCGCCAGCATAAATGAGGCGCTCAAAGCTAAGCAGATAGCCGCAGGAATTGGTGGGGTGAAGGGAGTGAAGTCATTCATCCGCTCCACCCGTCAGAACAAATATCTAGGGCAACAGCAACGAATAGCTGATGCAATGCGTTAA
- the ruvB gene encoding Holliday junction branch migration DNA helicase RuvB, with product MMENNGSDDHIRPQRLTDFIGQDDLRDNLDVFIQAARGRGNAMDHALFYGNPGLGKTTLARIIASELGVNLISTSGPVLERSGDLAAILTNLSRNDILFIDEIHRVPATVEEVLYPAMEDFNIDLIIGQGPAARTVKIDLEPFTLVGATTRLGLLTSPLRDRFGCIFRLEFYSPEELARIVTRAARIFDLKVTDEGALIIGKRSRGTPRIANRLLRRVRDFATVHGDGVVSGELADMALNKLDVDPLGLDYMDRKILSILIDQFGGGPVGVKTIAVACSEEVRTIEEIYEPYLIQCGFMKRTPRGRVATARAYQHLQKVASGGQGSLF from the coding sequence ATGATGGAAAACAACGGTTCAGACGATCACATCAGACCGCAACGGCTGACCGATTTTATCGGTCAGGATGACTTGCGCGATAACCTTGATGTCTTCATTCAGGCTGCGCGCGGGCGCGGCAATGCTATGGACCATGCCCTCTTCTACGGCAACCCCGGTCTGGGCAAGACAACCCTTGCGCGGATCATCGCTTCCGAGTTGGGGGTTAACCTCATTTCCACTTCCGGTCCGGTTCTGGAGCGCAGCGGGGACCTCGCCGCTATCCTGACCAACCTGTCCCGCAACGACATTCTTTTCATCGATGAAATCCACCGTGTGCCTGCCACTGTAGAGGAAGTGCTCTATCCGGCTATGGAGGATTTCAACATCGACCTGATCATCGGGCAGGGACCAGCCGCCCGTACCGTGAAGATCGATCTTGAGCCGTTTACCCTCGTAGGGGCCACAACCCGCCTAGGTTTGCTGACCTCACCTCTGCGTGACCGTTTCGGCTGCATCTTCCGCTTGGAATTTTACTCTCCCGAGGAGCTGGCCCGCATTGTTACCCGTGCTGCAAGAATCTTCGACCTTAAGGTTACTGACGAAGGTGCATTAATCATCGGCAAGCGTTCGCGCGGAACACCGCGTATCGCTAACCGTCTGCTGCGCAGGGTGCGAGATTTCGCCACCGTGCATGGTGATGGGGTAGTAAGCGGTGAGCTGGCAGACATGGCCTTGAATAAGCTTGATGTTGACCCGTTAGGCTTGGATTACATGGACCGCAAGATTCTTTCTATTCTGATAGACCAGTTCGGCGGTGGACCTGTTGGCGTAAAAACCATTGCCGTGGCCTGTTCCGAGGAAGTGCGCACCATTGAGGAAATCTATGAGCCATACTTGATCCAGTGCGGATTTATGAAGCGCACCCCCCGTGGGCGTGTTGCAACTGCACGGGCTTACCAGCATCTCCAGAAGGTCGCTTCCGGCGGGCAGGGGAGTTTATTTTAG